CGGGCCTCGCGCACGTCGTCTTCGAGGTCCAGTTCCGTCACGCGGACGTTACTGGCCTGAAGGGGTCGTGGGACCTCCTCACCGTCGGCTTTTGCCACAGTGACGCCTTCGACGTAGATGACGGCGTCCTTGAGGTCGACCTCGGTGACTTCGCCATCTTCGCCGGCGAAGTCGCCACGGAGTACCTCCACGGTGTCGCCCACGTTGACGCGGACGTTCCGGGTGTCGTACTCCTCGCGGAGGTCGGCCGACAGCGGTGCGCGGACCTGCTTTTGCCGCTCGTGGAGCGGCGCATTGCGAACTTCGTTTCGCTGTTTGCGCGGTTGTCGGGTCATACTATACAATCATCGTAGCCGTCGATGCGATACTCCCGAAGCGCTCGGCCACTTCGCGTGCGACGGGTCCTTTAATCTCGGTCCCGCGAGGCTCTTCCATCTCGTCGATGATGACGGCGGCGTTGTCCTCGAACTTCACACGCGTCCCGTCCGGCCGGCGGAAGGATTTCCGCTGGCGGACGATGACGGCTTCGAGCACCTGGCGGCGCATCTCTGGGGTACCTTTGGTAACCGAGACGGTCACCTTGTTCCCGATGCCTGCCTTGGGGTGTCGGTTCTTCGTGCCGGAGTAACCCGCGACGCTGATAACCTTGAGTTCGCGTGCGCCGGTGTTGTCGGCACACGTGATCAGCGAGCCACGAGCGACGCCTTTGGTGATGTCTGCTTTGAGCGCTTCCATCACTCGTCACCCCCGATGATTTCAACCACAACGTGTGATTTGGTCTTCGAGAGCGGGCGTGTCTCCGCAATCTTTACTTCGTCACCGACAGCGACGTGGTCGAGCACGCCCGGCACGTGTGCCGGAATGCGCGAACGTCGCTTCATGTAGCGGTCGTACTTCGGAACGAATACGTCGTACTCCCGCTCGACGATGACGGTCTTTGCCATGTCCGTCGAGACGACTTTGCCCTCCAGGGTCTGACCCCGGACGGAGAGCGAGCCGTAGAACGGACATTTTTCGTAGTCGTAAGCCTCGGATTCGTCGGGTTCCGGAGGCATTGGAACGTCTAGTCCTATCGCCATTTCGAGTCACCTGTAGTTTCGGTGCGTAGGGCGGGTCGTGAGAGCAGTTGTGAGCCATCCACCGTAACGTAGGCCATGCCCTCGCAATTCCCAATGTGGGAAGCGGCCGATGATGAGTCGGCGCGCCGGCCAGACTGACTGGCATCTAATCCGCCAGTAGTATCCGACCGAAGTTTGGACGTGGTCCCCGACACCTTCGCAGCGCCGGCGGCTTCATCTGTGCACGGAATCTCAAATTCGAAGGTCGCCCCTCGTTTCGGCACCTGCCGCACCCGAGTCCCATCGTCGACCATCAGCGTACGCATCGTCTCGACGACGATACGCCCGGCTATCCCGACAAGGTCGGGGTTCGCCGCGTCGACGACCTCTACAGAGAGGCCGTTGAGTTCGTGTCGCGCGAGGGTCTCGGGTGTCAGTGGCATTTATTCTTCGTCGAGGTCGCCTTCTTCGCCCTGAATCGTCTTGATTCGGGCGATAGTCTTCTTCAGTTCAGAGACGCGCCCCGGGTTGTCCGGTGCGCCACCCGCGGCCTGAACGGCCTTGGCGTTGAGCAGTTCGGTCTCGAGCTCTTCGAGCTCGGCGACGCGCTCTGCGGGCGTCATGTCGCGAATCTCTTCGGTGTAGAGGATTGCCATTTATTCTTCCTCCTCTTCGTCGTCGTCTTCCATCTCGGCAACGAGGTCGGCCGCCTCTTCGGCGACATCTTCGTCGAGGTCTTCCTCGACGGCTTCCTCGTCGGCGTCGGCCTCGTCCTCGACGACTTCTTCGTCGAGGTCTTCCTCGACGGCTTCCTCGACGACTTCCTCGTCGACGGCTTCCGTCTCGGGTTCGGCTTCGACGTCCTCGGAGACGTCCGGAACTTCTTCCGGTTCCTCTTCGAGGAGGTCTTCGACGCTCTCGGTCTCTTCGATCTGTTCGACCGCTTCAGGCTGGGCGTCTTCCTCGACTTCGAAGTCGTCGGGGAGGCGCGCACCCGGCGGGATGATCTTGACCGTGACGCCGATGGTACCGAGCTTCATGACTGCGACGCCCTGGCCCTCGTCGACGATTTCCTGTGCGGGTTCACCGTTGTGCTTGATGTAGCCACGGTTGAACTTCTCCACGCGCGAGCGAGCGCCCGTGACCTTGCCGGAGAGGACGATTTCGGCACCGAGGGCGCCGGCGTCCATGATACGGTCGATGGTCGTGTGGCCCGCTTTGCGGAAGTACCAGCCACGCTCGAGTGCGTTGGCGAGGCGGTCGGCGACGATCCGGGCGTTGAGGTCCGGCTCGTCGACTTCCTGCACGTCGATCTGGGGGTCGTCGAGGTTGAATCGCTCTTCGAGTTCCCGAGTCACCTTACGGATGTTTTTCCCACCCTTTCCGATGACCATACCGGGCTTCTCGGCCTTGAGCACGATCTGCGTGCCCATGGGCGTCTTCGCGACGTCCATGCCGCCGTAGCCGGCGCGGCCGAGCTCTTCGGCGAAGAACTCGTCGATCTGGGACCGCTGCAGTCCGTTCTCGATGAATTGGTGTTCGTCAGCCATTATTCCTCGACCTCCTCGATGATGAGTTCGACGTCACAGATTGGGGTGTTCCACGGGTCTGCCCGGCCGAAGGCGCGGGGCTTGCGACCCGGACGTTCGCCGACCTTGTGGGCGGCGACGTGTTTGATTTCCATGGCTGGGCCGTCGAATCCCTGTTCGGTCGCGTTGTTGCGGACGTTCTCGAGGAGCTCGAGGAACGCCTTGGACGCTTTCTCAGGGTATCGTCCTGCGTCCCAGCCCTCGATGTCGCTTCGGTGACCGACACCGGAGTTGTGCTGCTTGAACGGAACCGAGCGCTCGCCGTCGATGACGGCTGCGAGGTAGTCCTCGGCGTCGGCGACGGTCATCCCCTTGATGGCGCGGGAGATGGCCTTGCTGTGCTTGAGGCTGATGGGCCGGTCCCGGAGCATACCCTTGGCCGTGGAGTCCGGGTCGGCCTCGACGCTGTAATTGATTCCCATGGTTTTACTTGAGCGGCACGAACTTCGAGGACCGGGTCGCGCCGATACCGGCCTGACCGTGGGTCACTGACGAACGGGTCAGCTGGAACTCGCCAAGGTAGTGCCCGATCATTTCGGGCTGAATCTTGACGCGTTCGAACTCCTGACCGTTGTAAACGGCGAAGGTGAGACCGACGAACTCGGGGAGAATCGGCATGTCACGCAGGTGCGTGCGGACTGGCGCGTTTGCCGTCTCCTCTTCCGTCTTGTCTTCGACCTTCGCGAGCAGTTTTTCGTGCTCAGTGGACAGGCCACGGGTGATGGTTCGCCGCTGACGAGCGGGGAGCAGTTCCGCGACTTCGTCGAGGTCCATATCCTGGAGCTCTTCGAGCGTGTAGCCACGGTAGGTGAACTCACCTTCGCGGCCGGTACGGTATTGCGTGCTCATGATTACTTACCTCCCTTGCCACCGCGACCGGTGCGTTTGGAGGCGATGTCACCGACCTTCCGTCCCGGCGGGGCGTCCCGCGAGACGGACTTCGGCTGACCGGGGTGCTGGCGGCCACCGCCACCGAACGGGTGGTCGACGGCGTTCATTGCAACACCACGAACGCGCGGCCACTTGATACCGCGCGCTTTCATCTTGTGGTACTTCTTCCCTGCCTTGACGAACGGCTTCTCCGTGCGGCCGCCACCGGCGACGACGCCGATGGTGGCACGGCACTCGGGGTTGAGGCGCTTGACCTCACCCGACGGCAGCTTCACGACAGCGACCTTGCGGTCGTGCGAGAGGAGCTGCGCGCTGACACCGGAGGCACGGGCGAACTTCCCGCCGTCGCCGGGCTGGCGCTCGACGTTACAGACGGGGACACCCTCAGGAATCTCGGCGAGGGGCAGCGTGTTGCCGGGCTTGATCTCGGCGGAGACGCCGATCTGAAGCTCTTCACCGACAGTGATGCCCTCGGGAGCGAGGATCATGCGCTGTTCGTCCTCGAATTCGACGAGGGCGATAGGCGCACTGCGGGCGGGGTCGTGCTCGATGCCGACGACCGTACCCGAGATGGTGTCTTTCTTCTCAGACTTCTTGTGCGACAGTTCGGCCTTGTAGCGGTGCGACGGCGCCCGGAAGGTGGACGAACCGCGACCACGACGCTGGCCCTGAATTCGGCGTCCCATGGTTAGAACACCCCAATTCGCGACGCGACTTCCTGCGCGTCGTCGTCTTCAGAGAGACGAACGGTTGCTTTCTTTTTCCCTTTCATCGTGACCTGTGTGTTGATCTTCTCGACGGTCACGTCGTAGCGCGACTCGATTTCGTCCGAAATCTCGGACTTGGTCGCGTCGACGTGGACGATGAACTGGAGCTTGTTCTGGAAGTCCATCTGGTTCATCGCTTTCTCGGTGACCAGTGGGTGCTCGATGATGCTCATCGTTCTGCGACCTCCTCGAGTGCGCTTTCGGTGAAGAGCGTGAGGCGGCCGGCGTGCGTACCGGGCGCGAGGTCCTCGGCGGAGACGTTCGCCGCGGTGGCGACGTCGACACCGGCGAGGTTACGAGCAGCCTTCGAAGGCTCCTCGGACGTCACGAAGAGGATGGACTTCGGACGGGTGTACTTGCGGCCACGGAGCTTACCCTGACCGGCTTTCACCTTCTTGTTCTCTTCGGAGCGCTCGATGTCGGCGTAGACGCCGAGCGACTGCAGGAGGTCGACGACCTCCTTCGTCTTGACGAGGTCGTCGAAGTCGTCGGAGACGACGAGCGGAAGCTCGAGGTCATCGTCGAACTGGTGACCGCGCTCGCGGACGAGTTCGGGGTTCGCCGTTGCGGCGAGTGCCGAGCGGACTGCGAGTTTGCGCTCTTTCGTGTTGATTTCCTTCCCCTGGTCCTTCTCGGCCTTCGGCGGGTGTGCGCGACGACCGGAGACGGCGTGCGGGACACGTCGTGCGACGCCATTCTGGCGTGGGTCGTGCGACATGCCGCGACCGCTTCCCATGGACTCTGCCGGCGTTCGCATGCCAGCGTAGGGGTCGGCACCGTACGGCTGTTTTCGGTTTGCCTGAGCTGCGATGACTGCGCGCTTGATGAGGTCCGGACGGTAAGCCGTCTCGAAAACCTCAGGCAGGTCGATGCTGCCTGCGTCGTCACCGTTCAGGTCTCGGATAGTTGCCTGCATGGTTTAACCCTGGTTCGATGCGGTAGAGACGAAGCGCACCTCGGGGTCGAGGCGCGGCTGGTCGTTCGGCCGGACGGCCGGGCGGAACCGCAGAAGACGCTTGTTGGGACCCGGGAGCGAGCCCTTGATGAGCGCGTAGTTGCCGTCGACCTCGCCGTAGTTGACGAAGCCACCGTCGACGGAGGCGTCGTCGCCGTCGCCGAGGTCGATGAGGCGCTTGTTGAGCTCGGTGCGCTGGTGGTAACCAGTCTGACCGAGCTGCGGAACCGTCGAGCGGACACGCGACGGGTTCCATGGGCCGAGGTTGCCAATACGGCGTCTCCAACCCTGGCGGGCGTGCTTGCCCTTCCGCTTCTGGACGCCCCATCGCTTGACGGGACCTTGCGTACCCTTACCCTTCGTGACACCGGCGACGTCGAGATACTCGCCAGCACGGAACACGTCGGACATCTCGTGTACGCCACCCTCGCCAACGAGTTCGAGGGCGAAGTCGGCGCGCTCCACGAGGGAGCCGCCGCCGACGCGAGTCTCCATCACGTCGGGCTTCTTCTTAGGCACGTTCTTGAGTTCGGACGGGACCGTGTGCGTGATGACGCGGAGGTCATCGACTTCACCGGCCTCGACGGCCTCGCGAAGCGCTTCGGCGTCCTCTTCGAACGTGTCTTCTGCCGGAAGGTTGAGGACGCGGTCGAGTTCGTCGTGGAACTCGTTCGTCCAGACCTCAGTCTTCGGCTTCATACCGTACGACGTCTGCTCGTAGGCGCGAAGAGCAACAGCACGCATCGGTGGCGTCTCGACGACGGTCACCGGCACTGCTTCCTCCATACCCTCTCGGGGGGAGTCCGCTTCGTCGTTGACCATCATGACGTGGGTCATGCCGGCTTTGTAGCCAGCGAATCCCTGCAGTGCAGGAGAGCCATCGTCACTTGGCCACGACTTGATGCGCGGGACCTCTTTGGTCACACGCTTGCGTGGGCTGAAGCCCATCGAGCCTTTTCGTGGTCTGCTTGGTTGTGGCATGTATTCACTCCGTGAGTGTCAGGGAGGCGAGTGACGCGAACATCGCTTCTTCCGTTCGCACCACGTCGCTTCCCTGTCGCGGAATCGTATTGAGCCAGAGGTCGAACCCCGGACCACCGGAAGGTTCGACGTCTGCAACATCCTCGGGAGACATCCCGAGCATGTCCGGAAGCCCACGGCCCGGTGAACCGAAGACGACGGTCATACCGCCGGCATCGGCGATGCGGGCAGTCAGTTCTCCCAAACGGGGGACTGACAGCGGCTCGCCATAGCGAGACGTGGCGATTCGCACGCCCGCATCTGGCCTGCCGAGTGCTTCCGTGAGGTCCATGCGGGATACGTCGAACCCCGGAAGGGGGTCGTCGACGATCCTCGCACGGACCGGTTCTCGCGAAGAGATCCTGACAGCGACGCGCTCTCCCTCTGTGAGGTTCATCCCGGGAGGGACGAACAGGGAGATCGGGTGTTGCATTCCGCAATTGACCCGAACGCGGTCGTCAGGTCCGACCTCGGTCACGATTCCTTCTCGCAACGCAGGCAACTCGTCGGAGTCGCCCGCGGTCGTAGACGAGACGAGGACAGGGGGCAGAATCCCGGCGTACCGGAGTTCGTCACGCTTGCCCCACACTTCCTTCCGGAGGTATGGGGGCGTCGCAGCGTACCGAAGTACGGTTTCGACGAACTCGCCGCCCCACCTGGTCTCGCCATCTTCGTCGGGGAAGATGACGAGTTCGTCCGCCCGGAACACCGCCGCCGCACGGGCGACGTAGCCGAGTTTGCGAGTTGCCTCGCGTTGGTCTTCGGCTTCCCGGACGAGTGAGGTCGGCACGAGTACGCTAAGTTTCATGCCGAATTCATCCTCGTGTCGTCTAGACTGTGGCGTTTCTACCGTAGGGTCACCTAAAAGAGTAGCGAATCAAATCTGGGGTGATAGAGCCTCCCACGCACCAGTTTGTGGGGGATTGGCGAATGACGTGTGTGCGTGAATACCACGATTTTCGACCAGTCGGACGAACCGAATCCCACGTGGTAGCAGGTGCCGCGCTGTCATCCGATTTCTTCCCCGTTTCGCAAGTCTTATTTATCAACCCAGCATTATCCTGAAACGCAGCAAGCGCCACGATACACGCGGAATGCGCTGGTAGTGTAGTGGTATCACGTGACCTTGCCATGGTCACAACCTGGGTTCAAATCCCAGCCAGCGCACTTCCACCTCATGCGTCGGTAGTGTAGTGGTATCACGTGACCTTGCCATGGTCACAACCTGGGTTCAAATCCCAGCCGACGCACTTCTACAACGAACCTACCTTCCGAGCGACCGCTGTGCGTGTCGCTCGGACTGTGAGGAGTGAATGCGAGAACTGGGATTTGAATCAGGGAGCGTCGCGAGCGAAGCGAGCAGAGCGACCGAGGTTCAAATCCCTCGGGTTCGTTCTTCGCCCTCAAAGGTGAGTCTTCACCAACCGCTACATTCCGTTTACATCGGATACGCCACCTCCCACAGGTGGCCATCTGGGTCGGAGAAGTACCCGGATTACCCGCCCCAAAAGGCGTCCTGTGCCGGTTTCACGATTCGTCCGCCACCGGCTTCCACCTCGTCCAGAATCGCGTCCACCTCGGCTTTCGTGGACACGTTGTGTGCGAGGGTGACGCCCGAGAATCCGTTTCCTTCCGCGGCGACAGTCGCGTCTTCGGCGAGTGACTCCCACGGGTAGAGCGCCAGCCACGTCCCATCGAGTGTGAAGAACGCGATGTCGCTGTCCGGGTCGCGGTCGCGTAACGGAAAAACCGAGTCCGTCTCGATAGAAGCGAATAGAGTCAGCGAGGTCCGAGACGCCGAGTGTAACGATTGTGATTCGCGGGTCCATGCGCGAGGGACGACGACGCAGTGCAGAAGCATTGGTAGGCAGTCGGCCTCGACTCTGCGCTCGCGTGTGGGCGAAGAAGAAATTAGTACCCGAGCGTGTCGACCGTCTCGATTAATTAGTACCCGAGCGTGTCGACCGTCTCGATTCGTTCGATACCGTCGAGTTCGCAGAGCGCCGCCACGTCGGATTCGGAGAGGACGACCACCACACCACCGAACTGGAGTTCTTTCTCGACAGACCCACCGAGTGACTCCACGTGGTCGTCGAGAGCGAGCCGGGCGTCGTCGTCGACAGGTTCGACACGGAGTTCGGCCGTCTCGTCGTCGAATGGGTCGTCACGCATCCGTCGGACAGGATGAGAGAGGTACATACTCGTCGGTCGATGGCTGGCGGGAAAACGGTCGCGGTCGGTGCTGAGCACCCCCACGTGGCCACTTCGGAACTCGACGCTCGAACCCGACGCTCGTGTTCGTGACCCTCAGTCTTCGGTGTAGTAAAACAGCGATTCACGTGCGGCCCCACAGTCCGGACAGGAGGTGGGGAACGCCGTCAGTGACCCAGTTTCACCACAGCGGTCACACTGCCAGACGAGGTACGCTTCGCCCATGTGGTGGGTGCTCATCGTGCGGTTCTCGACGACGACGGGCGGGAGAACGGCCCGCGAGGCGGTGGTCGAACTCGTCTCGACGGTCTCCCACGTCGAGTGGTCGCCGTCGAGTGGCCGGGTCGGGTAGGACGGTGTCTTGATTGCCATGCGAGAGGTACGGTCGCTGGAGGGATAATGCACGTTGTCAGTCGTCCTGAGTGTCAGGCCACGACGACCATCTGAGTTCTAACCGGACCGGGCCCTCGGGGAGGAACGTGCTCGTGTCGGTGTCGACGACCACCTTTTCGGGGCGTGGAATCCACACCATCTGGTCGCCAACCGTGACCATGATGTCGTCGGTCGGGTTCGCGGCGACGAGTCTATCCAGTTTCTCGATGGCGGTGGTCACGTCGTGTCGGGTCGACCCACCGGCCTGCGAGTCGAGTGGGACGCCACCGAAGAGTGGGCGGACGTTCACGTCGCGAGAGCGATTCGAGAGAACTGCGTTCACCGCGGCACCCAGAAGGATGACGAGTCCACTGAAATACAGCCACGTCAGGAGGACGAGGATGCCAGCGACGACACTCGACTCGGGTGCTTGGCTACTGAACTGGACGTAGAGTCGAAAGAGCGACGCGAAGACCGTCAAGCCGACGGCAGCGACGAGTGTCCCGGGGACGACTTCGAGAAAGCCCACGTCTTCGTCTGGGAAGATGTAGTACATCGGGTAGAACGCCACGAAGAGGAAACTGATGAGAACGACCCGAGAAATGGCCCATCCGAGGGCCCCGTCGAGTGTGGGGAGGATCGTTTCGACGACGCCGCCCACGATTACGGCGAGTGAGACGGTGATCAAGACGATGAGGCCGTCGGTGACCTGGTCAGTGAACGTGTTCGCGGCCTCTGATTCGTAGATATCCGAGAACGCAGTGTCGAGTCCTCGGAAGATACGCAGCGTCCCCCACACGAGGACGAGGACACCGACGAGCGAGAGGCTGGAGAGTTGCCCGGACGTCTCGATTTCGGTGATGATGACGTCACCAGCGCCGGGGGTCAACACAGATTGGAGGACCGTAATGACGCTCTGCCGAAGGTCGAGACTCCCAATCGCCGAGACCGCAGCGAGAACGAGAAGGAACAGTGGCAGGAGAGAGACGAACGCGCCGTAGGCGATGCTCCCCGCCATGAACGTAAGCCGTTCAGTGCGCACTTCGTGGAGGATTGCTCGACCAAGAGTGAGCGCACGCGCGACACGTGGATTCATGGAATCAGATACGT
The genomic region above belongs to Haloferax marinisediminis and contains:
- the rplX gene encoding 50S ribosomal protein L24; amino-acid sequence: MTRQPRKQRNEVRNAPLHERQKQVRAPLSADLREEYDTRNVRVNVGDTVEVLRGDFAGEDGEVTEVDLKDAVIYVEGVTVAKADGEEVPRPLQASNVRVTELDLEDDVREARLKEDNE
- a CDS encoding 50S ribosomal protein L14, whose protein sequence is MEALKADITKGVARGSLITCADNTGARELKVISVAGYSGTKNRHPKAGIGNKVTVSVTKGTPEMRRQVLEAVIVRQRKSFRRPDGTRVKFEDNAAVIIDEMEEPRGTEIKGPVAREVAERFGSIASTATMIV
- a CDS encoding 30S ribosomal protein S17, whose amino-acid sequence is MAIGLDVPMPPEPDESEAYDYEKCPFYGSLSVRGQTLEGKVVSTDMAKTVIVEREYDVFVPKYDRYMKRRSRIPAHVPGVLDHVAVGDEVKIAETRPLSKTKSHVVVEIIGGDE
- a CDS encoding ribonuclease P protein component 1 — encoded protein: MPLTPETLARHELNGLSVEVVDAANPDLVGIAGRIVVETMRTLMVDDGTRVRQVPKRGATFEFEIPCTDEAAGAAKVSGTTSKLRSDTTGGLDASQSGRRADSSSAASHIGNCEGMAYVTVDGSQLLSRPALRTETTGDSKWR
- the rpmC gene encoding 50S ribosomal protein L29, which codes for MAILYTEEIRDMTPAERVAELEELETELLNAKAVQAAGGAPDNPGRVSELKKTIARIKTIQGEEGDLDEE
- a CDS encoding 30S ribosomal protein S3, producing MADEHQFIENGLQRSQIDEFFAEELGRAGYGGMDVAKTPMGTQIVLKAEKPGMVIGKGGKNIRKVTRELEERFNLDDPQIDVQEVDEPDLNARIVADRLANALERGWYFRKAGHTTIDRIMDAGALGAEIVLSGKVTGARSRVEKFNRGYIKHNGEPAQEIVDEGQGVAVMKLGTIGVTVKIIPPGARLPDDFEVEEDAQPEAVEQIEETESVEDLLEEEPEEVPDVSEDVEAEPETEAVDEEVVEEAVEEDLDEEVVEDEADADEEAVEEDLDEDVAEEAADLVAEMEDDDEEEEE
- a CDS encoding 50S ribosomal protein L22; this encodes MGINYSVEADPDSTAKGMLRDRPISLKHSKAISRAIKGMTVADAEDYLAAVIDGERSVPFKQHNSGVGHRSDIEGWDAGRYPEKASKAFLELLENVRNNATEQGFDGPAMEIKHVAAHKVGERPGRKPRAFGRADPWNTPICDVELIIEEVEE
- a CDS encoding 30S ribosomal protein S19, giving the protein MSTQYRTGREGEFTYRGYTLEELQDMDLDEVAELLPARQRRTITRGLSTEHEKLLAKVEDKTEEETANAPVRTHLRDMPILPEFVGLTFAVYNGQEFERVKIQPEMIGHYLGEFQLTRSSVTHGQAGIGATRSSKFVPLK
- a CDS encoding 50S ribosomal protein L2, coding for MGRRIQGQRRGRGSSTFRAPSHRYKAELSHKKSEKKDTISGTVVGIEHDPARSAPIALVEFEDEQRMILAPEGITVGEELQIGVSAEIKPGNTLPLAEIPEGVPVCNVERQPGDGGKFARASGVSAQLLSHDRKVAVVKLPSGEVKRLNPECRATIGVVAGGGRTEKPFVKAGKKYHKMKARGIKWPRVRGVAMNAVDHPFGGGGRQHPGQPKSVSRDAPPGRKVGDIASKRTGRGGKGGK
- a CDS encoding 50S ribosomal protein L23, translated to MSIIEHPLVTEKAMNQMDFQNKLQFIVHVDATKSEISDEIESRYDVTVEKINTQVTMKGKKKATVRLSEDDDAQEVASRIGVF
- the rpl4p gene encoding 50S ribosomal protein L4, with translation MQATIRDLNGDDAGSIDLPEVFETAYRPDLIKRAVIAAQANRKQPYGADPYAGMRTPAESMGSGRGMSHDPRQNGVARRVPHAVSGRRAHPPKAEKDQGKEINTKERKLAVRSALAATANPELVRERGHQFDDDLELPLVVSDDFDDLVKTKEVVDLLQSLGVYADIERSEENKKVKAGQGKLRGRKYTRPKSILFVTSEEPSKAARNLAGVDVATAANVSAEDLAPGTHAGRLTLFTESALEEVAER
- a CDS encoding 50S ribosomal protein L3 codes for the protein MPQPSRPRKGSMGFSPRKRVTKEVPRIKSWPSDDGSPALQGFAGYKAGMTHVMMVNDEADSPREGMEEAVPVTVVETPPMRAVALRAYEQTSYGMKPKTEVWTNEFHDELDRVLNLPAEDTFEEDAEALREAVEAGEVDDLRVITHTVPSELKNVPKKKPDVMETRVGGGSLVERADFALELVGEGGVHEMSDVFRAGEYLDVAGVTKGKGTQGPVKRWGVQKRKGKHARQGWRRRIGNLGPWNPSRVRSTVPQLGQTGYHQRTELNKRLIDLGDGDDASVDGGFVNYGEVDGNYALIKGSLPGPNKRLLRFRPAVRPNDQPRLDPEVRFVSTASNQG
- a CDS encoding putative RNA uridine N3 methyltransferase, which encodes MKLSVLVPTSLVREAEDQREATRKLGYVARAAAVFRADELVIFPDEDGETRWGGEFVETVLRYAATPPYLRKEVWGKRDELRYAGILPPVLVSSTTAGDSDELPALREGIVTEVGPDDRVRVNCGMQHPISLFVPPGMNLTEGERVAVRISSREPVRARIVDDPLPGFDVSRMDLTEALGRPDAGVRIATSRYGEPLSVPRLGELTARIADAGGMTVVFGSPGRGLPDMLGMSPEDVADVEPSGGPGFDLWLNTIPRQGSDVVRTEEAMFASLASLTLTE
- a CDS encoding DUF7130 family rubredoxin-like protein: MAIKTPSYPTRPLDGDHSTWETVETSSTTASRAVLPPVVVENRTMSTHHMGEAYLVWQCDRCGETGSLTAFPTSCPDCGAARESLFYYTED
- a CDS encoding YihY/virulence factor BrkB family protein, which encodes MNPRVARALTLGRAILHEVRTERLTFMAGSIAYGAFVSLLPLFLLVLAAVSAIGSLDLRQSVITVLQSVLTPGAGDVIITEIETSGQLSSLSLVGVLVLVWGTLRIFRGLDTAFSDIYESEAANTFTDQVTDGLIVLITVSLAVIVGGVVETILPTLDGALGWAISRVVLISFLFVAFYPMYYIFPDEDVGFLEVVPGTLVAAVGLTVFASLFRLYVQFSSQAPESSVVAGILVLLTWLYFSGLVILLGAAVNAVLSNRSRDVNVRPLFGGVPLDSQAGGSTRHDVTTAIEKLDRLVAANPTDDIMVTVGDQMVWIPRPEKVVVDTDTSTFLPEGPVRLELRWSSWPDTQDD